A genomic segment from Cyprinus carpio isolate SPL01 chromosome A4, ASM1834038v1, whole genome shotgun sequence encodes:
- the si:dkey-14d8.1 gene encoding uncharacterized protein si:dkey-14d8.1 isoform X2, translated as MELLNVESREAALPLSALRLVVPPLRLMSAFLWQVVQRGNVTQYGKLEQFVVLVTETVPDIMSRSLVNKLIFHLRKKWKDVESEIINNKFIRLVHSILEDAEKKENFIQHVFPVEYGSGYDAVLKSLAWEFLSRVEDLLPVPNLRETASWLCGGLSMMEEIVQPLSDPAEIKDVLQHFKTKRLHARNNEQSQRVISEMSIPSSAEVVCLPHPIAQETVSPAITMEHEETLPPTSIAQETIIIESEDTENQSESDHAAIHNEPFSELHRRG; from the exons ctctccctctctctgcacTGCGTCTGGTTGTGCCACCTCTTAGGCTCATGTCAGCGTTTCTATGGCAGGTGGTTCAGCGTGGTAATGTGACTCAGTACGGGAAACTGGAGCAATTTGTGGTGCTGGTGACCGAGACTGTGCCAGACATCATGAGTCGAAGTCTGGTTAATAAACTGATTTTTCACCTGCGGAAAAAG TGGAAAGATGTGGAAAGTGAGATCATcaataacaaatttatcagatTGGTGCACAGCATTTTAGAGGACGCGGAAAAGAAAGAGAATTTCATACAG CATGTCTTCCCTGTAGAATATGGATCAGGATATGATGCAGTATTAAAGAGCCTTGCATGGGAGTTCCTGTCTCGAGTGGAAGACCTGCTGCCGGTGCCCAACCTCAGAGAG ACAGCCTCATGGCTTTGTGGTGGCCTCTCGATGATGGAGGAGATAGTGCAGCCACTCTCAGATCCAGCTGAGATCAAGGATGTTCTCCAGCACTTCAAAACCAAAAGACTGCACGCAAGAAACAATGAGCAATCTCAGAGAGTTATCAGTGAAA TGTCAATTCCGTCTTCAGCTGAAGTAGTTTGTTTGCCTCATCCAATCGCACAAGAAACTGTCTCGCCTGCCATTACCATGGAACATGAGGAAACTTTGCCCCCCACCTCCATTGCACAAGAGACGATTATCATCGAATCAGAAGACACAGAGAACCAATCAGAATCTGATCACGCGGCTATCCATAACGAGCCCTTCTCAGAGTTACACAGAAGAGGCTGA
- the si:dkey-14d8.1 gene encoding uncharacterized protein si:dkey-14d8.1 isoform X1 — MELLNVESREAALPLSALRLVVPPLRLMSAFLWQVVQRGNVTQYGKLEQFVVLVTETVPDIMSRSLVNKLIFHLRKKVILELCLKDKMADLWIIQAHLDSLRNLTHKWKDVESEIINNKFIRLVHSILEDAEKKENFIQHVFPVEYGSGYDAVLKSLAWEFLSRVEDLLPVPNLRETASWLCGGLSMMEEIVQPLSDPAEIKDVLQHFKTKRLHARNNEQSQRVISEMSIPSSAEVVCLPHPIAQETVSPAITMEHEETLPPTSIAQETIIIESEDTENQSESDHAAIHNEPFSELHRRG, encoded by the exons ctctccctctctctgcacTGCGTCTGGTTGTGCCACCTCTTAGGCTCATGTCAGCGTTTCTATGGCAGGTGGTTCAGCGTGGTAATGTGACTCAGTACGGGAAACTGGAGCAATTTGTGGTGCTGGTGACCGAGACTGTGCCAGACATCATGAGTCGAAGTCTGGTTAATAAACTGATTTTTCACCTGCGGAAAAAG gtGATATTAGAGCTTTGTCTAAAAGATAAAATGGCAGATCTCTGGATCATTCAAGCACATCTGGATTCTCTAAGAAATCTCACACATAAa TGGAAAGATGTGGAAAGTGAGATCATcaataacaaatttatcagatTGGTGCACAGCATTTTAGAGGACGCGGAAAAGAAAGAGAATTTCATACAG CATGTCTTCCCTGTAGAATATGGATCAGGATATGATGCAGTATTAAAGAGCCTTGCATGGGAGTTCCTGTCTCGAGTGGAAGACCTGCTGCCGGTGCCCAACCTCAGAGAG ACAGCCTCATGGCTTTGTGGTGGCCTCTCGATGATGGAGGAGATAGTGCAGCCACTCTCAGATCCAGCTGAGATCAAGGATGTTCTCCAGCACTTCAAAACCAAAAGACTGCACGCAAGAAACAATGAGCAATCTCAGAGAGTTATCAGTGAAA TGTCAATTCCGTCTTCAGCTGAAGTAGTTTGTTTGCCTCATCCAATCGCACAAGAAACTGTCTCGCCTGCCATTACCATGGAACATGAGGAAACTTTGCCCCCCACCTCCATTGCACAAGAGACGATTATCATCGAATCAGAAGACACAGAGAACCAATCAGAATCTGATCACGCGGCTATCCATAACGAGCCCTTCTCAGAGTTACACAGAAGAGGCTGA